One genomic window of Clostridioides sp. ES-S-0054-01 includes the following:
- a CDS encoding HAMP domain-containing histidine kinase, whose amino-acid sequence MKNQSLATQFRRTFVLIIIASTVSTVITCMFAFYLVTTSINKDIYQPNYYERQISGIEAYINEKNIALLSQSNEDGLKKMIRGDGILYQVVNEDGNVLYGTNSRKPFKTKEELFDNFLKTIVRKGGYIYTVPIKDDNGKVKGAVTLSYEVKMTFANIKGRLVFVILIIAMFSPFFYIMGFTRFLSKRFVKNINKPLRLLIDASKKIKEKDLDFEIDYYSDNELGKLCSAFSEMKDELKKSLSVQWKMEQERVEMVEALAHDLKSPLSIILGYTDALIDNNPDGNEKLHRYLTVIRKNAEKSAALVQKMQYTSDLEKSNIQLNLVSVNLPEFLTQKVQDYELQAHQKEIKFVLEMKGSVESPIQIDVDRLTRILDNIISNSLEYTPVGGSINIIVEVEKNCIYYKICDSGSGFSSKDLKKALDRFYRGDESRQTKGGHSGLGLYIVKQLVEQLGGSVKIENSKSGGACVIFWHST is encoded by the coding sequence ATGAAAAATCAATCACTTGCGACCCAATTTAGACGTACCTTTGTTTTGATTATAATAGCCAGTACAGTTTCCACAGTAATTACCTGTATGTTTGCTTTTTATTTGGTTACAACTTCTATAAATAAGGATATTTATCAACCAAACTATTATGAGAGACAAATTTCTGGAATTGAAGCATACATCAATGAAAAAAATATAGCCCTATTATCTCAATCGAACGAAGATGGATTAAAAAAGATGATTCGTGGTGATGGGATACTATATCAAGTTGTGAATGAAGATGGCAACGTTTTGTATGGTACTAATTCACGAAAACCATTTAAAACAAAAGAAGAATTATTTGACAACTTTCTCAAAACCATTGTTCGTAAGGGTGGTTATATATACACTGTTCCTATTAAAGATGATAATGGGAAGGTTAAGGGGGCTGTTACTCTTTCTTACGAAGTAAAAATGACATTTGCAAATATTAAAGGTAGATTAGTATTTGTAATTCTCATCATAGCTATGTTCTCTCCATTTTTCTATATTATGGGTTTTACTAGATTTCTTTCTAAACGTTTTGTAAAAAATATCAATAAACCATTACGTCTATTGATTGATGCGTCCAAAAAGATAAAAGAAAAAGACCTTGATTTTGAAATCGACTATTATTCAGATAATGAACTCGGAAAACTTTGTAGTGCCTTTTCTGAAATGAAAGATGAACTAAAAAAATCTTTATCTGTACAGTGGAAAATGGAACAGGAGCGTGTTGAAATGGTAGAGGCTCTAGCACATGATTTGAAATCTCCTCTTTCCATTATTTTGGGATATACAGATGCACTTATTGATAATAATCCGGATGGTAATGAAAAATTACATAGGTATCTTACAGTTATAAGAAAAAATGCAGAAAAAAGTGCGGCTCTTGTTCAAAAAATGCAATATACATCTGATTTGGAAAAATCAAACATACAATTAAACCTTGTCTCTGTAAATTTGCCTGAGTTTTTGACACAAAAGGTACAGGATTATGAATTACAAGCTCACCAAAAGGAAATTAAGTTTGTGTTGGAAATGAAGGGTAGTGTGGAGTCTCCAATTCAAATTGACGTGGATAGGTTGACGAGAATTCTTGATAATATTATATCCAACAGTCTGGAATATACTCCAGTAGGTGGTAGTATTAACATTATCGTAGAAGTTGAAAAAAATTGTATTTATTATAAGATTTGTGATTCTGGTAGTGGGTTTAGCTCTAAAGATTTGAAAAAGGCTCTTGATAGGTTTTATAGAGGTGATGAATCTAGGCAGACCAAAGGTGGTCATTCTGGTCTTGGACTTTATATTGTCAAACAATTAGTGGAACAGCTTGGGGGTTCTGTCAAAATAGAAAATTCAAAATCAGGTGGAGCATGTGTGATATTTTGGCATAGTACTTAA
- a CDS encoding carbon-nitrogen hydrolase family protein, with amino-acid sequence MNSYKIAVCQMMTTENKTENINHAVEMVTESATNGAEIVVLPEMFNCPYENKYFPKFAEEYPGETTTILSKLAKKHGIYLVSGSIPELEDRKIYNTCYVFDKNGTLIGKHRKMHLFDIEVTGKVSFKESDTLTAGNDVTVIDTEYGKVGIAICYDIRFPELSRLMSLKGAEIVILPAAFNMTTGPAHWELSIRMRALDNQIFYVGAAPARNKDASYIAFGNSRISDPWGKIIAQADENECIIYADIDRDLIPDIRQQLPLLKHRRTDLYELKTLK; translated from the coding sequence ATGAATTCCTATAAAATTGCAGTATGTCAAATGATGACTACAGAAAATAAAACTGAAAATATTAATCATGCTGTAGAAATGGTAACAGAATCTGCCACCAATGGAGCTGAAATTGTGGTTTTACCAGAAATGTTTAACTGTCCATATGAAAATAAATATTTTCCTAAATTTGCTGAAGAATATCCAGGTGAAACAACAACGATATTGAGTAAGTTAGCTAAAAAACATGGAATTTATCTAGTTTCTGGTAGTATTCCTGAATTAGAAGATAGAAAAATCTATAATACTTGCTATGTATTTGACAAAAACGGAACTCTAATTGGAAAACATCGTAAAATGCACTTATTTGATATTGAAGTTACAGGAAAGGTTAGTTTTAAAGAATCAGATACTCTTACAGCTGGAAATGATGTCACTGTAATAGATACTGAATATGGAAAAGTTGGTATAGCTATTTGTTATGATATTCGTTTCCCTGAATTATCACGTTTAATGTCTCTTAAAGGTGCTGAAATCGTTATCTTGCCTGCCGCATTTAATATGACTACTGGCCCTGCTCATTGGGAGTTATCTATAAGAATGCGTGCTTTAGATAATCAAATATTCTATGTTGGTGCTGCACCTGCTAGAAATAAAGATGCTTCCTACATAGCTTTTGGTAATTCAAGAATTTCAGACCCTTGGGGAAAAATTATTGCTCAAGCTGATGAAAATGAATGTATTATTTATGCTGATATTGATAGAGATTTAATTCCTGACATAAGACAGCAATTACCATTGCTTAAACATAGAAGAACAGACTTATATGAACTTAAAACTTTGAAATAA
- a CDS encoding lantibiotic protection ABC transporter ATP-binding protein, with the protein MKDLILETKKLSKKYGEQMAVNNVSLQIERNSIYGLLGPNGAGKSTTLKMLVGLLRPTHGRIIFDGKPWKRESLANIGALIESPALYGNLTAEENLLVHTKLLGIPKDKIYEVLEIVNLKNTGKKRASQFSMGMKQRLGIAIALLSDPELLILDEPTNGLDPFGIQELRELIASFPKKGITVILSSHILSEVAQVVDNIGIISGGQLLFQGAPDPNENLEEFFSDTILKGGQKR; encoded by the coding sequence ATGAAAGATTTAATTCTTGAAACAAAAAAATTATCAAAAAAATATGGAGAGCAAATGGCGGTTAACAATGTTTCTCTTCAAATTGAACGAAATAGCATATATGGACTTTTGGGACCTAATGGTGCAGGAAAATCGACAACGCTTAAAATGCTTGTTGGGCTTCTTCGTCCAACACATGGACGTATTATTTTTGATGGGAAACCTTGGAAACGAGAGTCTCTTGCAAATATTGGTGCCTTAATAGAATCTCCTGCTTTGTATGGGAACCTTACAGCAGAGGAAAATTTGCTAGTACACACAAAACTTTTGGGAATACCTAAAGATAAAATTTATGAGGTACTGGAGATAGTCAACTTGAAAAATACAGGTAAAAAGAGAGCTTCCCAATTTTCTATGGGTATGAAACAAAGGTTGGGAATTGCTATTGCACTTTTAAGTGACCCAGAATTGTTGATACTGGATGAGCCAACTAATGGACTTGATCCTTTTGGAATTCAAGAACTCCGTGAGTTGATTGCATCTTTTCCAAAAAAAGGTATAACAGTAATTCTTTCTAGTCATATTCTGTCAGAGGTTGCTCAAGTTGTAGATAACATTGGAATTATAAGTGGAGGACAACTACTATTTCAAGGAGCACCTGACCCTAATGAAAATCTAGAGGAATTCTTTTCAGATACTATTCTTAAAGGAGGACAAAAAAGATGA
- a CDS encoding galactitol-1-phosphate 5-dehydrogenase → MKSVRFYGIRNTRVEDVDVPKILEKDDVIIKVKVAGICGSDISKYSKTGPHMVGEILGHEFSGEVAQVGTEVKSFKTGDRVAVCPAMPCFECDECKKGLYSRCNNVAIIGNKDLGGCFAEYTKVKERNLIKIPDEISYETAAALEPVCIAGHGLFRSEAKVGDTIIVLGTGSIGLFSIQWSKIFGSTKVIAVDVFDEKLELAKELGADICINAKKKNLVEEIKSLTNGAGADIVIESAGTPMTCGQVLLLAKKGGTVLYAGVPYGDVALTREQFEKIVRSELTVKGTWFGNSFPFPGKEWSAGLYHMQKGNMNVEKLVTHRINLDEVPTYFEKIYKRDIFFGKIMINIAN, encoded by the coding sequence ATGAAGTCAGTTAGGTTCTATGGTATAAGAAACACAAGAGTAGAGGATGTAGATGTACCAAAAATATTAGAAAAAGATGATGTAATAATTAAAGTAAAAGTAGCTGGAATATGTGGTTCTGATATATCAAAATATTCAAAGACGGGTCCACATATGGTTGGAGAAATTCTAGGTCATGAATTCTCTGGAGAAGTAGCACAGGTTGGTACAGAAGTAAAGAGTTTTAAAACAGGAGATAGAGTTGCTGTTTGTCCAGCTATGCCATGTTTTGAATGTGATGAATGTAAAAAAGGATTGTATTCAAGGTGTAATAACGTAGCGATAATAGGAAATAAAGACCTTGGAGGTTGTTTTGCAGAATATACAAAGGTAAAAGAGAGAAATTTAATAAAAATACCAGATGAAATAAGCTATGAGACAGCTGCTGCATTGGAACCAGTATGTATAGCAGGGCATGGTCTTTTTAGGTCAGAGGCTAAAGTTGGAGATACTATTATAGTACTTGGTACAGGTTCAATAGGTCTATTTTCAATACAATGGTCAAAAATATTTGGTTCTACAAAAGTAATAGCTGTGGATGTATTTGATGAGAAACTAGAATTGGCAAAAGAGTTAGGGGCAGATATTTGTATAAATGCAAAGAAAAAGAATCTTGTAGAAGAAATAAAAAGTTTAACTAACGGAGCTGGTGCAGATATTGTTATCGAATCAGCTGGTACTCCAATGACATGTGGTCAAGTATTATTATTAGCTAAAAAAGGAGGAACAGTATTGTATGCAGGTGTACCATATGGAGATGTGGCTTTGACTAGAGAACAATTTGAAAAGATAGTAAGAAGTGAGTTAACTGTAAAGGGAACTTGGTTTGGAAATTCATTTCCATTTCCAGGAAAAGAATGGAGTGCTGGATTATATCATATGCAGAAGGGTAATATGAATGTTGAAAAATTAGTAACACATAGAATAAATTTGGATGAAGTACCAACTTATTTTGAAAAAATATACAAAAGGGATATTTTCTTTGGTAAGATAATGATTAATATAGCTAATTAG
- a CDS encoding phosphoribosylaminoimidazolesuccinocarboxamide synthase: protein MKKVYQGKTKDVFELDNGNYLLKFKDDVTGKDGVFDPGENSVGLSIDGIGRANLETSVKFFEILNNAGIKTHYVSANLEEATMEVLPAKVFGNGLEVICRYRAVGSFLRRYGSCVEEGAKLDCYVEATLKDDDRCDPLITSEGLEALNIMTQAQFDSMKSMTQKISNIVRDTIAEKGLELYDIKFEFGFYNDEVILIDEIASGNMRVYKDGVIVDPMDLTALLLAK from the coding sequence ATGAAAAAAGTGTATCAAGGAAAGACTAAAGATGTTTTTGAATTAGATAATGGAAATTACTTACTTAAATTTAAAGACGATGTAACTGGTAAAGACGGCGTATTTGACCCAGGCGAAAATAGTGTAGGTCTAAGTATAGATGGAATTGGTAGAGCTAATTTAGAAACATCTGTTAAGTTCTTTGAAATTCTAAACAATGCTGGAATTAAAACTCATTATGTAAGTGCTAATTTAGAAGAAGCAACTATGGAAGTTCTACCAGCAAAAGTTTTTGGTAATGGTTTGGAAGTTATTTGTCGTTATAGAGCTGTTGGTAGTTTCTTACGTCGTTATGGTTCATGTGTTGAAGAAGGTGCTAAACTAGATTGTTATGTAGAAGCAACTTTAAAAGATGATGACCGTTGTGACCCACTTATAACATCTGAAGGCTTAGAAGCTTTAAATATTATGACTCAAGCTCAATTTGATTCAATGAAGAGCATGACTCAAAAAATTTCTAATATAGTTCGTGATACTATAGCTGAAAAAGGACTTGAGCTTTATGATATCAAATTTGAATTTGGATTCTACAATGATGAAGTAATATTAATAGATGAAATAGCATCTGGAAATATGCGTGTTTATAAAGATGGTGTAATAGTTGACCCTATGGATTTAACTGCTCTTTTATTAGCAAAATAA
- a CDS encoding PTS sugar transporter subunit IIA, giving the protein MIHMAGIIIATHGSMAKAMLESAELIVGKQENVETLGLNHGDSIDEFSRRLEDGIEKYKDEGVLILLDFYGGTPFNTSAIVINKFAKVCELECLTGVNLPMLLELFLNRDTMKLKDLKNLCEEVGRTGIKDVKTVLNI; this is encoded by the coding sequence ATGATTCATATGGCAGGAATAATTATAGCTACACATGGAAGCATGGCTAAAGCAATGTTAGAAAGTGCTGAATTAATAGTAGGCAAACAGGAAAATGTAGAAACTTTAGGATTAAACCATGGTGACAGTATAGATGAGTTTAGTAGAAGGTTAGAAGATGGAATTGAGAAATATAAGGATGAAGGGGTTTTAATATTGCTTGATTTTTATGGCGGGACTCCATTTAATACATCTGCTATTGTAATAAACAAATTTGCTAAGGTATGTGAGTTAGAATGTTTAACAGGTGTAAATTTGCCTATGCTTTTAGAATTATTTTTAAACAGAGATACTATGAAGTTAAAAGATTTAAAGAATTTATGTGAGGAAGTTGGGAGAACAGGAATTAAAGATGTGAAAACAGTTTTAAATATATAA
- a CDS encoding lantibiotic immunity ABC transporter MutG family permease subunit, whose amino-acid sequence MIKLLSSEWLRTKRTAVRWLTLFMPVIFSLCVVAYLAIKPGSTQAFAFEGFFTVWTVFIIPMGVGVLSGFIVYEEELAGNFNGFLCIGISRVRLYLGKFLFLLFCLTVCTFIATLILCIGMNIAVPSGAPVGQFMAAAALVVIGSLPLLAIHLWVSFAWGMGASIGISVGGVLMAAILGLTSIGSTVGPFVPWTWPVKLGMLPGTYFIKGDGTIPTEEIYSGMIQSATIHFVAVAIGLIIFLIGGVIWFKIWEGRKSYE is encoded by the coding sequence ATGATAAAACTATTATCATCAGAATGGCTTCGAACAAAGAGAACAGCCGTCCGATGGCTTACTCTTTTTATGCCTGTTATTTTTTCATTATGTGTGGTTGCCTATCTTGCAATCAAACCTGGGAGTACACAAGCATTTGCTTTTGAAGGATTTTTTACAGTATGGACTGTATTCATCATTCCTATGGGGGTAGGTGTTCTGTCAGGATTTATAGTGTATGAGGAAGAACTTGCTGGAAATTTTAATGGTTTTTTATGCATAGGTATTTCTCGTGTTAGATTATATCTTGGAAAATTTCTTTTTCTCCTTTTTTGTTTAACTGTATGTACATTTATTGCTACGTTGATACTCTGCATAGGTATGAATATTGCAGTGCCATCTGGTGCACCAGTAGGGCAATTTATGGCAGCCGCCGCACTTGTGGTAATCGGGTCACTTCCACTTTTAGCTATTCACCTTTGGGTGAGTTTTGCATGGGGAATGGGTGCATCTATTGGTATTAGTGTTGGTGGGGTTTTAATGGCTGCAATACTTGGGTTAACAAGTATTGGTTCAACAGTTGGCCCATTTGTTCCATGGACATGGCCAGTAAAATTGGGTATGCTTCCAGGCACTTACTTTATTAAAGGAGATGGAACTATTCCAACTGAAGAGATTTATTCTGGAATGATACAATCAGCTACTATACATTTTGTAGCAGTGGCAATAGGTCTAATTATATTCTTGATAGGAGGAGTTATTTGGTTTAAAATATGGGAGGGAAGGAAAAGTTACGAGTAG
- a CDS encoding lantibiotic immunity ABC transporter MutE/EpiE family permease subunit produces MNSLQSELLKYKRTFVGKLIAFFPVSFAAYALIMQGTLMQNPLSQSNSWEWQNLLALIFNWWTFMFLSVGFALFATLVAAQEKKAGNYRALRTHNVSPMVLWINKIMAMAIYSLISTLILAVVTIITGLILKAGPIPFGQIIGASIVCWVVSLAILPIQLLLATWKGMFLSMGVGFLGMILGVLAATQPFWIAVPWSWAIRMVCPIIKVHPNGTILQAGDPLLNTSVIPIGIVVSLVVLLVLTALTAVWFSRRDDK; encoded by the coding sequence ATGAATAGTTTACAATCAGAGCTTCTAAAATATAAAAGAACATTTGTGGGAAAACTTATTGCTTTTTTCCCAGTATCCTTTGCAGCGTATGCACTTATAATGCAAGGAACACTTATGCAAAATCCATTATCTCAATCGAATTCTTGGGAGTGGCAAAATCTTTTAGCATTAATTTTTAACTGGTGGACATTTATGTTCTTGTCTGTTGGCTTTGCATTGTTTGCTACTTTGGTAGCTGCACAGGAAAAAAAAGCTGGAAATTATCGTGCTTTACGTACACACAATGTATCTCCTATGGTACTTTGGATTAATAAAATTATGGCTATGGCAATCTACAGTTTGATTTCAACATTAATTTTAGCAGTTGTAACAATTATAACTGGTTTAATATTGAAAGCTGGACCAATTCCTTTTGGGCAGATTATAGGGGCAAGTATTGTATGTTGGGTTGTCTCTCTTGCTATACTTCCGATTCAGTTATTACTTGCTACGTGGAAAGGTATGTTCTTAAGCATGGGAGTTGGATTTTTAGGAATGATATTGGGTGTTCTTGCTGCGACACAACCATTTTGGATTGCAGTACCATGGAGTTGGGCAATTAGGATGGTGTGTCCAATCATTAAAGTACATCCTAATGGTACTATATTACAAGCTGGAGACCCACTTTTGAATACTTCAGTAATTCCTATTGGGATTGTTGTTTCTTTGGTTGTGCTTCTAGTATTAACAGCACTTACTGCAGTTTGGTTTAGTAGGAGGGATGACAAATGA
- a CDS encoding PTS sugar transporter subunit IIB has product MSNIALTRIDDRLIHGQVITAWCKITSAKKIVIVDDLVVKDPFIVQVLQMAAPSTVKVEVHDVESGAEVLKSHNGDENLIVLVKYPKTVLGLINNGVDLKELNVGGMGAGLGRKSFYKNISVSDEEKEIFRELISKNVRCFIQIVPDAKKIDVGTLL; this is encoded by the coding sequence ATGAGTAATATAGCATTAACAAGAATTGATGATAGATTGATACATGGGCAAGTTATCACTGCTTGGTGTAAGATTACATCTGCAAAAAAGATAGTAATCGTAGATGATTTAGTTGTAAAGGACCCATTTATAGTTCAAGTTTTACAAATGGCAGCTCCATCAACTGTCAAGGTTGAAGTACATGATGTAGAATCAGGTGCTGAAGTTTTAAAATCACATAATGGTGATGAAAATTTAATAGTATTGGTCAAATACCCTAAAACTGTTTTAGGTCTAATAAATAATGGGGTAGATTTAAAGGAATTGAATGTTGGAGGTATGGGAGCTGGACTTGGTAGAAAAAGTTTTTACAAAAATATATCTGTGTCAGATGAAGAAAAAGAAATATTTAGAGAACTAATATCAAAAAATGTTAGATGCTTTATACAAATAGTACCAGATGCAAAGAAAATTGATGTAGGAACATTATTATAA
- a CDS encoding PTS sugar transporter subunit IIC, whose protein sequence is MQISLIQAVLIAIFYYLSWSPWLTYVGFFTWNRPLLAGFVTGIILGDPVQGAIIGAGINMIYLGFISAGGVQMGDPAFAGYVGTALAIASKLDVSTAMAIAVPLGTVATVLWIGKMTVNSFFAHWADREVQKGNVNKVAFINIVPPQILLFAMSFIPALLVVYFGPNAIDGMLEVMNESVLHVFNVIGAMLPALGIAMNLKLIGNKFTMPFFILGILMAVYFKVDIIVISVIGVILALTITSIKYGKDSATS, encoded by the coding sequence ATGCAAATTTCACTAATTCAAGCAGTATTAATAGCAATTTTTTATTATCTTTCTTGGAGTCCGTGGTTGACTTATGTTGGATTTTTTACATGGAATAGACCTTTATTAGCTGGATTTGTAACGGGAATTATATTAGGAGACCCTGTTCAAGGAGCAATTATAGGAGCAGGTATAAATATGATATATTTAGGCTTTATATCAGCAGGAGGAGTTCAGATGGGAGACCCAGCTTTTGCAGGATATGTAGGTACTGCTTTAGCTATAGCTTCTAAGCTAGATGTAAGTACTGCAATGGCAATAGCTGTCCCATTAGGAACTGTTGCAACTGTACTTTGGATTGGAAAGATGACAGTAAATTCTTTTTTTGCACATTGGGCTGATAGAGAAGTTCAAAAAGGGAATGTTAATAAAGTAGCATTTATAAATATAGTCCCACCACAGATACTGTTATTTGCAATGAGTTTTATACCAGCATTATTAGTTGTTTATTTTGGTCCAAATGCGATAGATGGTATGTTGGAAGTAATGAATGAGAGTGTACTACATGTGTTTAATGTAATTGGGGCTATGTTGCCAGCACTTGGAATTGCTATGAACTTAAAATTGATTGGAAACAAATTTACTATGCCTTTTTTCATATTAGGAATATTAATGGCTGTTTATTTTAAAGTAGATATAATAGTAATATCTGTTATTGGAGTAATACTTGCTCTTACAATTACTTCAATCAAGTACGGAAAAGATAGTGCTACATCTTAA
- the sugE gene encoding quaternary ammonium compound efflux SMR transporter SugE, whose protein sequence is MKWLFLFIAGLFEVFWAFQLKNSHGFSKLTPSILTVVGMIVSFYFLSLALKHLPLGTSYAIWTGIGTVGTAIVGMAILNEPISISRIACIGFIVVGIVGLKLLSTN, encoded by the coding sequence ATGAAATGGTTATTTTTGTTTATTGCAGGTTTGTTTGAAGTATTTTGGGCTTTTCAACTAAAAAATTCACATGGGTTTTCTAAATTGACTCCAAGTATACTTACTGTTGTTGGAATGATTGTAAGTTTTTATTTTTTGTCATTAGCACTAAAACATCTTCCACTTGGAACTTCATATGCAATATGGACTGGAATTGGTACAGTTGGTACAGCTATTGTAGGCATGGCTATCTTAAATGAGCCTATTAGTATATCAAGAATTGCATGTATAGGTTTTATTGTAGTGGGGATTGTAGGGTTAAAGTTACTATCTACTAATTAG
- a CDS encoding response regulator transcription factor, whose translation MSKILIIDDEIDLVMLLEDELKAKGHEVLIASDGLTGVELSKMEPDLIILDIMMPKMDGFEVCQAIRDDVLCPIIFLSAKQSETDKIKGLTFGGDDYVTKPFGLRELIARIEANLRREKRSQYINEENKRSTLYFGRLCLYMRERTVKIDGKDIDLTKREYDIVELLALHAGQVFSREQIYEKVWGCDSEGDSATVVERIKKIRAKFASVIPEKEYISTVWGIGYKWNRM comes from the coding sequence TTGAGCAAAATATTGATTATTGATGATGAAATAGACTTAGTAATGCTACTTGAAGATGAATTGAAAGCAAAAGGTCATGAAGTGTTGATAGCCTCTGATGGGCTGACAGGTGTAGAGTTATCAAAAATGGAACCTGACCTTATTATACTGGATATTATGATGCCTAAAATGGATGGTTTTGAGGTATGTCAGGCAATTCGAGATGATGTTCTGTGTCCGATTATATTTTTGAGTGCAAAGCAGTCGGAGACCGACAAAATCAAAGGATTAACTTTTGGAGGGGATGATTATGTAACAAAACCATTTGGACTGCGTGAACTTATAGCAAGAATTGAAGCTAATCTCCGTAGAGAAAAGCGTTCACAGTATATCAATGAAGAGAATAAACGGTCTACTTTGTACTTTGGAAGATTATGCCTCTATATGAGGGAGCGTACAGTTAAAATTGATGGAAAGGATATTGATTTAACAAAAAGGGAGTATGATATTGTTGAGTTGTTAGCACTTCATGCAGGACAAGTTTTTTCTAGAGAACAAATCTATGAAAAAGTATGGGGATGTGATTCTGAAGGTGATTCCGCAACTGTTGTTGAACGAATCAAAAAAATACGTGCTAAGTTTGCTTCCGTAATACCAGAAAAAGAATATATTTCTACGGTCTGGGGAATTGGATATAAGTGGAATAGAATGTAA
- a CDS encoding PTS system mannose/fructose/sorbose family transporter subunit IID: protein MSDIKNEVAKKTLSKKDVIKSWLRWFFFAQSNYNYERLQSTAFSHSMLPVLKKLYPDKEELKQEVETHLAFFNTEPICGCVIHGITIAMEEEKANGADEISGDGMNAIKTGLMGPLAGIGDTLTQGVITPIVLAVCIGLTEGGASIAGPILFVIAQYIIMTSISFGMWTNGYKYGKKAVESILQGGIVNKVIEGASILGTLVMGGLVGRFINLSTPISYTSGDFKFSLQTDLLDKIFPGLIPLVLTLVVLFALKKGLSPIKIMFILIVMGAITGILGLF, encoded by the coding sequence ATGTCAGATATAAAAAATGAAGTGGCTAAGAAAACGTTAAGCAAGAAAGATGTAATAAAATCATGGTTAAGATGGTTTTTCTTCGCACAATCTAACTACAATTATGAAAGATTACAATCAACAGCTTTTTCACATTCAATGTTACCAGTACTTAAGAAATTATATCCAGATAAAGAAGAGTTAAAACAAGAAGTGGAGACTCATCTAGCATTTTTTAACACAGAGCCTATATGTGGATGTGTTATACATGGAATAACAATAGCTATGGAAGAAGAAAAAGCTAATGGAGCAGATGAGATAAGTGGGGATGGTATGAATGCTATCAAAACAGGCTTGATGGGTCCCTTGGCAGGAATTGGTGATACTTTAACTCAAGGGGTTATAACACCTATAGTATTAGCTGTTTGTATTGGTTTAACTGAGGGTGGGGCATCGATTGCAGGTCCTATATTATTTGTAATAGCTCAATATATAATAATGACTTCAATTTCTTTTGGAATGTGGACAAATGGATATAAGTATGGAAAAAAAGCTGTTGAAAGTATACTTCAAGGTGGAATAGTAAATAAAGTTATAGAGGGTGCTTCTATACTAGGTACTTTAGTCATGGGCGGACTTGTAGGTAGATTTATTAATTTATCTACACCAATAAGTTATACTAGTGGGGATTTTAAATTTAGTCTTCAAACTGATTTGCTTGATAAGATATTTCCAGGATTAATTCCTTTGGTACTTACTTTAGTAGTACTCTTTGCTTTAAAAAAAGGTCTTTCTCCAATAAAAATAATGTTTATATTGATAGTAATGGGAGCTATTACAGGTATTCTAGGATTATTTTAA